The Penicillium oxalicum strain HP7-1 chromosome V, whole genome shotgun sequence genomic interval ATTCTCGTGTCGCTTGGTCAAGTGTGAGCTGGAGGTATATGCTTTGCGGAGGGTTTCTCGCCATTCCACCAAATTTGGAGCTTCGGTGTCGGAGTTTCGAGTTGGTGGCTCCGGAGCTTCGTATCGAGTGAGGTCAATGCCGCCGACCAAAGGCGCTCCTGTGGCTTTACGATCGATCTCTTGCtgaaggagaggagacaaTTTCAGTTGCGGACTGGCAGGGATCGAGGGATGGAGATTGGACGCGTGTTCTGGTGCGAGCTCAGCGTTGATGAGTTGCATAGCCTTTTGTCGCGCGCTGGCTGAAGGCTCAGCGTCGATATCTGGCAATTGTTAGTTGGTCCTCAGAGAATCTTTTGTTTGATCGGATGATACGCACAAGGGAGAGAATCGTGAACTTCGTTGATGAGAGACATCTTTTTTGGCAACCTGACGAGAGTTGTCTGGATTGAGGATGCAATTTGGGGACTTCTGTGGAAGCCTCCGATAAACCATCCAGCTTCGATGGGCGGTGTCAGGCGCTTGAGAGACCCACAAAGACAATACAATACTGTATGACCCTTACGGAAAGTTACAATACATACTGAGACACGTGACGTAGAATATCCGTGGATCTTGGGGACCTCCTGTCGACGTCATGTGGTTCTGTCTGTGTTTTGCGCCATTGCCCCAGACCagttgaagagaaaggttACAGGAACGAAGTACAAGTCAACACAGCGGATTAGGCTGCGTACTACTGTAGTAACTGTGCTAATCCATTTTGTGCCTTGATCGATACTACATTAGCTCGGGAAGCCCTGCGAGCAGATCTCCTTTGGCGCTGAGCCCTGTCGCTGCATCGCAGATTGCACATGACAGGCGACGTTTTGAGGAGAAAAACGGGTGCAACCCTCGATGGTCTCGACTTTCGAATGCAATCGAATTGATTTTGCAGCACAGACGACTCAGAGCAGTGCTGATCCCGCTCCTCATGCACAGTATGTGGACGTCTGATGCTTGATTTGGCATCCACCTCCGCTCACCATCATGCACGGCGCCCGCATTACGGAGAAATCAACGGCGTCGAGCGGGGGAAAGTTGGTCAAACAGGGACGAATGACTAGGGTCTCAACTTAATTTAACTTGTTTATCCGGGGTCCCCTCCAGAGTCATGGATCCAGGTTGGATCTTCGTCCTGCACGTACTGTTCCATTGTGCAGAGGTGCACCACTATACCCGACAGTCTAAACCCGATTGGGTACACGGAATGGAAACCAGGTCTCCGGGCCCGGGCCCTCGCCAGTTGCCACTCGTCTCGCACCAATCGCTGGTGCAGCACGCAGCTCCCCCCGCGCCAGATGCTTCTGCAAGTCTGCAGACACTTGATGAGTTGTGTTATCTTCACTCGTCGAGAACGGAGCTTCCGAAGACGTGCCGCTATCACAAGTCAACAAGGGTTCGAATCTGGTTTGAGCTCGGGAATTTCTATTTGAAGATCCGTCTGTCATCCGCCATGGGTTGACTGCAGACCCGGGGTGTCTATCTGTTTGTTCCTCTTAAGGCGTTGCTTATGACCGCATGCTGAACAAGGTCaacccttttctttttcttcataACCCGTTGCGGCTTGACGCATCATACCGAGCTCGAACAATTTTGTCGCCTTGGTATACACCGAGGATCTCGAGCCTGTGCCGTCACCGGCCCTAGATAGTTGGTAATCATGGCGAACTTACGGTACGGTGTTGTGCTTGGTGGAATGGCTGTGGCATTGCTGGTGTTTATGCAGTTGATTGTCATCACCCAGCCTGCAAATGAAGGACCATCTCCAGGGTTCAACCCGAAATTCAGTGCGTGGAGAGATAGAGCCGGAGCCGCGACGGATGAGGGATTGTTTCTCGTGGGGGCTGGCAAAGCAGATATAACTGGGTATGAATCTCGAGACTTTCGTTCGTCCCAGTAGCCTTTGGAAACTGACTGCAGACGAATAGCCCGGTTGTGGAGGTGGGCTTCAACGGCTATGCCAGCTTGGATCAGAAGGGCACGGGGCTGCGGCAGAGGCTTTACTCGCGAGCCTTCATCATGGCCAGTCCAGACAAAACCGACGACACTTTCATCTATCTGGTCCTCGATACTCAATCCGGGGACACCGCCATCAGAAATGGCGTTCTGAAAGGCCTAGCTGCCCTGGGCTCTGAATACGCGCGCTATGGCGAGCACAACGTTGCCTTGACAGGGACTCACTCTCACTCGGGTCCCGGTGCGTGGATGAACTACTTGCTTCCGCAACTCCCTAACCTAGGATTTGACAAGAGTAGCTACCAAGCTATCGTGGATGGTACGATCTTGTCCATCAAGCGCGCGCACGAAAGTTTGACCCCAGGGCGCTTGTCCTTTGGATCCATTACCTTGGAAGATGCAAATATCAACCGCAGCCCCTTTTCCTATGACCATAATCCcgaaaatgaaaaggccAAATATTCGGCCAAAGTGGATAAGACACTGACCCTGCTTCGATTCGATCGCGAATCGGACAAGAAAACGGCAGCTGTGTTAACGTGGTTCCCGGTTCACGGGACGTCGCtgtacaacaacaacaccatcGTGACTGGTGACAACAAGGGGGTTGCAGCCTATCTGTTTGAACGAAGTATTGAGGGCGACTCACGATTTGCGGCTGATGCTGTCATCGGATTTTCGCAGTCCAACGTTGGGGACACAAGCCCGAATACCGAGGGCGCGTGGTGTGAAGATGGCTCCAATGTCATGTGCAATTACTCGGACAGTACCTGCAATGGCTCATCAGGAGGCACTTCGCCCGGGACCAACGAGGCCTGCCATGGTCGAGGTCCGTTTTTCCGGGAGAAAGACAACGGCGCAAAGAGTTGCTTCGAAATTGGCAAACGCCAGTATGCTGCCGCCAAGAAATTGTACGACCAAATGGACACAGCTGGTACCGCCATCGTCGGTAGCTCGCATGTGCGATCCTTCCATGTCTACCAAGATATGAATGGGTACACATTCCCCTCGCCCTTCAATGGAACCATGTTGAAGACCTGTCCCGCTGCATTGGGATACTCCTTCGCAGCAGGCACTACGGATGGACCGGGTGCCTTTGATTTCACGCAAAATGCAAGCAGCCCGGCGACCGAGAATCCGCTCTGGAAGATCGCGAGGGCGTTCATCCATCAACCCTCCAAGGAGCAAAAACAGTGCCAGTGGCCCAAAGATGTTTTACTTGATGTGGGAACCCTGACTGAGCCATATGCATGGGCGCCTGATATCGTGGACATCCAAGTCCTGCGAGTTGGCCAGCTCTTCATCATTGTGTCCACCAGTGAGGCCACCACCATGTCGGGACGTCGCTGGAAAGAGGCCATTGCCCAAGGTGCAAAGAAGACCCTCTCTGTTTCGGACCCACAGGTCGTTCTCGGGGCTCCATCCAATAGTTATGCTCATTATGTGGCCACCGAGGAGGAATACAGTGTTCAGCGCTACGAGGGTGCTTCTACCCTGTACGGCCCAAGCACTCTCGCCGCTTACATCAACTTGACCCTCACGTATCTTCCGTATCTTGGAAGTTCCTCTGACATTGCCAAACTGACGACGATTCCCGCGGGACCCAGTCCCCCCGTCAACAGTGACCGATCTCTGAGCTTCATCACGGGCGTGGTCTACGACAACCCCCCGATCGGCAAATCCTTTGGTGATGTGCTATCCAACCCCGACAAACGCACGTATGGGCCCGGTGATACGGTCAATACCACTTTTGTCGGCGCCAATCCTCGCAACAATTTCCACTTGGAATCCACCTACGCCGCCGTCGAACGGCAGACGGAATCGGGCAGCTGGGAAATTGTTCGGGATGACCGTGACTGGAACTTGGTCTTCCTCTGGAAACGCACCAACGGCGTGCTCGGCTACAGCGAGGTGACATTGCAGTGGCAGATTGAAGATTCGTATTACAGTGTCGACGACCCAAGCCCCGTGAGAAGCGGGACGTACCGGATGCATTACTACGGAGACTCGAAGAATGTGCTCGGAAAGGTCAACTCATTCGAAGGTATTGGTGGCAGTTTCACTGTGAAGGTATGAGCTTCAGGTGCTCGCTCGCCTGGCTTAGACGCCCTTCATCATGGACAGGTAATGCCTGCAGGCAGCTGGTCTAAGTTGCCATCCATACACACCGTTCGAGATTAGTTTTTGAGCCAGAGGGCATGTCAACCTTGGCGCAAATTAAGAGCTCACCGAATGGCTTTCACCCTATAATCCAACGTAATCCTCGTCTGTCGTTCAAGAAAATGTCAATGCTTGTTCGGGTTGTCCAGTAGATCGCGCAAAGCGACCTTTCATCTGCTCTGGTAGAAGCGCCTGACCATGTCCTCAGGAGTGTTTCACCGGTCAATACGGCTAGACACTATTATCCGGCTCAAAATGAGCCAGCTCGTCAGGACTTAATTATCTACTGTGAAAAGTTCGAACTCCCACTCCTTTATCTTCTCGACTGTCTCCCATAGACGTTTAGTGCCTGCCAGTATTGCAAAGGAGACCGGGCCAATCACAGGGCCATGTGACACCCTCCGATCCGTTCCTGGACCCACTGTCGAGCTCAACAGCCAATAAGCACGTGCTatggcctcctcggcgtcaacTGCGACGGCGCTTTGAATCGCGCGCGCCATCGTGACCTTTCTgacctttctcttctttgctttgATTCCTTTGTGTCTTTCTATTCTCATCGCAACTGAAACCATGGTGtcccacttttttttcttattgCATGAGTGGGCAGAACAAGAAGACCTGGGCTGGACCAGGCGATGCTGGGGGGGGCATCCAAACAATTGTGGAGGATGATGCCAGTTCATAatcagcagcaccagcatcATCCCCCCAAGAATCGTCTTCGCTTTCCTTCTCTGCCCTGTTCTTCTGCTTTTCTTCGTCAATTCCAGAGTCATTTCGACTggtctctcgctctcttctGCTGTCTTTTCCCATCCATTCATTCATCTATTGATCCAGTCATTCTTATTGAGCAATCATTGAAACGGTTGCCTCGCCCTCGCCTTTCTTAGAGCATCTTTTTTTACTTTACTGCAAACCGTTGCCTAG includes:
- a CDS encoding Neutral ceramidase 2, whose protein sequence is MANLRYGVVLGGMAVALLVFMQLIVITQPANEGPSPGFNPKFSAWRDRAGAATDEGLFLVGAGKADITGPVVEVGFNGYASLDQKGTGLRQRLYSRAFIMASPDKTDDTFIYLVLDTQSGDTAIRNGVLKGLAALGSEYARYGEHNVALTGTHSHSGPGAWMNYLLPQLPNLGFDKSSYQAIVDGTILSIKRAHESLTPGRLSFGSITLEDANINRSPFSYDHNPENEKAKYSAKVDKTLTLLRFDRESDKKTAAVLTWFPVHGTSLYNNNTIVTGDNKGVAAYLFERSIEGDSRFAADAVIGFSQSNVGDTSPNTEGAWCEDGSNVMCNYSDSTCNGSSGGTSPGTNEACHGRGPFFREKDNGAKSCFEIGKRQYAAAKKLYDQMDTAGTAIVGSSHVRSFHVYQDMNGYTFPSPFNGTMLKTCPAALGYSFAAGTTDGPGAFDFTQNASSPATENPLWKIARAFIHQPSKEQKQCQWPKDVLLDVGTLTEPYAWAPDIVDIQVLRVGQLFIIVSTSEATTMSGRRWKEAIAQGAKKTLSVSDPQVVLGAPSNSYAHYVATEEEYSVQRYEGASTLYGPSTLAAYINLTLTYLPYLGSSSDIAKLTTIPAGPSPPVNSDRSLSFITGVVYDNPPIGKSFGDVLSNPDKRTYGPGDTVNTTFVGANPRNNFHLESTYAAVERQTESGSWEIVRDDRDWNLVFLWKRTNGVLGYSEVTLQWQIEDSYYSVDDPSPVRSGTYRMHYYGDSKNVLGKVNSFEGIGGSFTVKV